One window of the Oncorhynchus mykiss isolate Arlee chromosome 5, USDA_OmykA_1.1, whole genome shotgun sequence genome contains the following:
- the gdnfa gene encoding glial cell line-derived neurotrophic factor encodes MKLWDVLATCLLLLSSVSTRPLYQNLQPAKRAHYSDRYSDSLSLSAEEPEPEFQSESHSLQEISMEDKYDITGPYPDQFDDVMDFIKATIGRLRRSSEPAGGSRERREQREQERQRGAANTDRGGGGGRGEGRGGRARGGRAEKKKGRGRGGKGRSSERGEQRMKPVEGRGCLLKEVHLNVTDLGLGYQTKEELIFRYCSGPCSDAETNYDKILNNLTHNKKLVKDIPSRTCCRPIAFDDDLSFLDDNNEDYHILQKHSARKCGCV; translated from the exons ATGAAGTTATGGGATGTTTTGGCCACGTGTTTGTTGCTCCTGAGCTCCGTCTCCACACGCCCCCTCTACCAAAACCTTCAGCCAGCCAAGAGAGCTCACTACTCGGATCGGTACAGTgattctctgtccctgtctgcgGAGGAACCAGAGCCAGAGTTCCAGTCAGAGTCTCACAGCCTGCAGGAAATCTCCATGGAGGATAAAT ATGACATCACAGGCCCATATCCGGACCAGTTTGATGATGTAATGGATTTTATCAAGGCTACCATTGGCAGACTGAGGAGATCATCCGAGCCCGCCGGCGGCTCaagggaaaggagggagcagagagagcaggagagacagagaggagcagcaAACACGgaccgaggaggaggaggagggagaggagaggggagaggaggacgggCAAGAGGAGGACGCGCGGAGAAGAAGAAGGGTCGGGGGCGAGGGGGCAAAGGGAGGAGCAGTGAAAGAGGGGAGCAGCGGATGAAGCCGGTTGAAGGCCGTGGCTGCTTGCTAAAAGAGGTCCATCTCAACGTCACTGACTTAGGTCTGGGCTACCAGACCAAAGAGGAGCTGATCTTCCGATACTGCAGCGGCCCCTGTTCAGACGCAGAGACCAACTATGACAAGATCCTCAACAACCTCACCCACAACAAGAAGCTGGTCAAGGACATACCTTCCCGCACCTGCTGTCGACCAATCGCCTTTGACGACGACCTGTCGTTCCTGGATGACAACAACGAGGACTACCACATTCTGCAGAAGCATTCCGCCCGCAAATGTGGTTGTGTTTGA